A region of the Streptomyces sp. NBC_00442 genome:
CGCCCCTGGGCGTACCCCCGCTCGGGCACCCCGCCAAGGTCAACCTCGACAGGGGCGCGGGGAACTGCGCGCTCAGCCACGCACGGTCCGCACCCGAAGGCCTGGGTTCCCTGCGGCTCCGCCCCAGACCCCCTGTCGCGGTATCGCGCCCGAAGGGCGCTCGTCCTCCATCTCTCCCGAGGCCTCAAGGGCCAGGGGGACGACCCGCATGACGGGCTGAGGTGGCTCATGCTGGCCGGCACCGAGTAGCTGAGGGGCGCGGGGAACCGCGCGGGCTGTCCCCCCGGGTCAGGGGGACGGTTTCGGTGGGGGAGACGTGCGGTGGCGGGGTCGTAGGCGTGAGCCAAGTGCGCGGACCCGCCACGCCACCCCCTCCCTCACCCGGCCCCAGCGGCGCGCCACCGTCCAGATCACCCGGACAGCTGAGCGAGGCGCGACAATCGCTCGCAGGGTCTCCCACCGCGTCGCTGCCGCGCGCAGCCCTGCCGTCACGCGGGCCACGTCGTCCGCAAGGCCCGGCGTCGGCCGCGGGTCCGGGGCGTACAGCACCTGCTCCACCGCGCCCGCCGCCCGCTGGACCGATGCGGCGGCCGCTCCGGTGAGGCGGCCGAGGAGGATCACCCGGGTCGCCGCCTTGCGGGGCGTCAGCGACTCGTCGGGCGGGATGCCGTGGTCCCAGGCCGTGTCGGTGATCTCCTGCCAGGCGGCCAGCGTGCGGGCCACCGCGTCGGCCGGGGTGCGGCCGCCCGAGCCGAGCCGCCTGGCCCGGATCCTCCTGCGCCACAGCAGCGGCAGCAGGGGCAGCACGAGCAGCGCGGCCACGCCCAGGACCGTACCGATGAGGGCGGGGGCGGACGGGCCGCTGTCCTGCGGGCTCGTCGCGGTCGCCGCCGCGCTCGGGCCGCAGTCGCCCAGGCGCCGTGCGCTCGGCGGGCAGGAGTCGGCGGCGGAGGGCGCCGCCGAGGGCTCGGCCGAGGCGCTCCTGGCCGGCTGGGCCGGGCCGCTCGGGGTGCCGGCGGGGGTTTCCTGCCGGGTGTAGTCGGGGGCGCTGCCCCGCGTCGGCGTCGGCTCGAAGCGCGTCCAGCCCACGCCCTCGAAGTACAGCTCGGGCCAGGCGTGCGCGTCGCGCAGCCCCACCGACATCGTGCCGTCCGAGCGCGGCTCACCGGGAGTGAAGCCCACCGCGACCCGGGCGGGGATGCCCAGGGTGCGGGCCATCGCGGCCATCGAGAAGGAGAAGTGGACGCAGAACCCCTGCTTCTCCCTGAGGAAGTTGGCTATCGCCTCGGTGCCGCTGCCCGACGAGACGTGCGTGTTGTAGGTGAAGCCGCCGCTGGTGGAGAACCAGTCCTGGAGCTTGACCGCCCGCTCGTAATTGTTGGCGGCGCCGCTCGTGACCTGCCGCGCCGTTGCGCCCACCACCGACGGCAGCGAGTCCGGGACGCGGGTGTACTCCTTGACGAGGCTCGCGGGCGGCGCCGCCGCCTGGGCCAACTGGGCGGCCGTCGGGCGCACCAGAAGGCTGGAGACGGTGTACTGCGCGCCCCGGGTCGTCTGCTTGCGGTCGCCCACCAGCGTCCGGCCCACCGGCTCGTACCGCCAGTCGCCCTTGATCTTCACCTGGGTCGCGGGGAACGGCATCGGCAGCCAGCTCTGCGCGTACCAGCCGGCCGCCGAGACACTGGTCTGGACTTCGGTGGTGCCGACCGCGGCGCTCAGGCCGTC
Encoded here:
- a CDS encoding transglutaminaseTgpA domain-containing protein, whose translation is MSGRGRLALCAYAATVMASCSMLPLVDPALWIVQAAFLMAIVSGVGALARRVPLARPLTVLAQAVVALLTLTLVFARQQAIVGVLPGPDAFVQLNALLQQGASDVGQYAIPAPATPGIRLMMVGGVLLIGLAVDALAVTFRSAAPAGLPLLALYSVAAGLSPGGASWLWFVIAAAGYLLLLLAEGRDRLSQWGRVFSGSARPGRVKEGMFENTAPLAPVRTGRRIGALALGIALVIPAMLPALDSGLLGPGANGEGGDGVGGTISAVNPLVSLQNSLNQPEDREVMRYNTNAQDTQEMYLRIVALDEFDGSSWKSSERHIKDVPDPLPPPDGLSAAVGTTEVQTSVSAAGWYAQSWLPMPFPATQVKIKGDWRYEPVGRTLVGDRKQTTRGAQYTVSSLLVRPTAAQLAQAAAPPASLVKEYTRVPDSLPSVVGATARQVTSGAANNYERAVKLQDWFSTSGGFTYNTHVSSGSGTEAIANFLREKQGFCVHFSFSMAAMARTLGIPARVAVGFTPGEPRSDGTMSVGLRDAHAWPELYFEGVGWTRFEPTPTRGSAPDYTRQETPAGTPSGPAQPARSASAEPSAAPSAADSCPPSARRLGDCGPSAAATATSPQDSGPSAPALIGTVLGVAALLVLPLLPLLWRRRIRARRLGSGGRTPADAVARTLAAWQEITDTAWDHGIPPDESLTPRKAATRVILLGRLTGAAAASVQRAAGAVEQVLYAPDPRPTPGLADDVARVTAGLRAAATRWETLRAIVAPRSAVRVIWTVARRWGRVREGVAWRVRALGSRLRPRHRTSPPPKPSP